The Periplaneta americana isolate PAMFEO1 chromosome 9, P.americana_PAMFEO1_priV1, whole genome shotgun sequence genome contains a region encoding:
- the LOC138706290 gene encoding uncharacterized protein — MTAILTVVAFASTVLSAQPDIVFERETSSQFSAAQLECFKRKQVLYKPDGQCYKLLETGPCKGEHQWLVLDTRNPESLDPVCRQCPCCDKPYRAVYWPSDGQCHHFHRDSKALCPLPGNKLTTDPFGDGECACDKDPPHARISPDLVEGVCYPLYRRGPCGEDRIFVPSINSTSCEKDPCAHKGEGYVKWSGTCYELGSQGPCNGSSTFIIHPVTRRPSCLNRVNQIVDLPPTCDTDQNGNCRPEVTLPTNGQYLDDLIAAAKKNRAKRRVYH, encoded by the exons ATGACGGCCATCCTCACTGTCGTGGCCTTTGCGTCAACCGTGCTGTCTGCTCAGCCAGACATAGTGTTCGAGCGCGAAACCAGCTCGCAGTTTTCTGCCGCGCAGCTGGAATGCTTCAAGAGGAAACAGGTGTTGTACAAGCCCGACGGGCAGTGCTACAAGCTGCTAGAGACGGGGCCCTGTAAAGGGGAACATCAGTGGCTGGTGCTGGACACGCGGAACCCCGAGAGCTTGGATCCGGTATGTCGACAATGTCCGTGTTGCGACAAACCGTATCGAGCCGTGTACTGGCCGTCTGACGGTCAGTGCCACCACTTCCACCGCGATAGCAAGGCGCTCTGTCCGCTGCCGGGCAACAAGCTGACCACGGACCCGTTTGGAGATGGCGAATGCGCATGCGACAAAGATCCGCCGCACGCTCGCATCAGTCCGGACCTTG TCGAAGGTGTCTGCTACCCACTGTACCGGCGTGGACCTTGTGGTGAGGATCGCATCTTTGTACCCTCTATCAACTCCACGAGCTGTGAGAAGGACCCCTGCGCACACAAGGGAGAGGGTTACGTAAAGTGGAGTGGAACCTGCTACGAGCTGGGGAGCCAAGGGCCCTGTAATGGTTCATCTACTTTCATCATTCATCCCGTAACACGTCGTCCTTCCTGCCTGAACCGAGTTAATCAGATAGTGGACCTGCCCCCCACGTGCGATACAGACCAGAATGGTAACTGCAGGCCAGAAGTTACACTGCCCACGAATGGACAATATCTGGACGACCTCATTGCTGCTGCCAAGAAGAACCGTGCCAAGAGACGTGTATACCACTGA